A single Blastopirellula retiformator DNA region contains:
- a CDS encoding PilW family protein, translated as MTEISASPRARRGLTLVEMLVATTLTLILFFSVAQIFAFLGDTMHDARSTIELSGNMRGLTTTMQNDLDCHTAPGLPWVGVGANLGYFTVVEGPDRDGDFAGVTSVGGDADDIIAFTAYSKEQPFVGLIQGELIRQGGRLCIADTGATSPITSHYAEIIYWTEFTPYDDADGDGLRDADETVTLFRRVLLIRPDIDFQVDTSSYNSMTGVWGSGREITQLEAFNNFDLSLRPSVATGNGAGDWTWRTNSLEDLQSRNNRHGTWMIRSSQASTGGGAAESFDEPTTMPHSAPGAIVGRAVGSFPHLLRPRYLRSFEKMNEIAVETGSMLTGIRDRTGEDVLMSKILAFDVKVFDPYAPILVHSIDNDMASIPGDIGFATLDAGLGTIATGAGTGAYVDLNWIGLTNDPSRAAGSKLYDNGHFAAIPTARSQARNQTIPLVANHRSPSVANGRDLAMYDTWPALYESDGVDQDSDMLTDEGTNGVDDDGLNGVDDPGEHETAPPYERPLRGIQITIRAIEDGSRLIRQDTVTANLMTE; from the coding sequence ATGACTGAAATCTCCGCCTCGCCTCGGGCTCGCCGAGGACTTACGCTCGTCGAAATGTTGGTGGCGACGACGTTGACCCTGATCCTGTTCTTCTCGGTCGCCCAGATCTTCGCCTTCCTGGGCGATACGATGCATGACGCCCGGTCAACGATCGAACTGTCAGGCAACATGCGCGGTCTGACGACGACGATGCAGAACGATCTCGATTGCCACACGGCGCCCGGGTTGCCATGGGTCGGCGTTGGCGCCAACCTTGGCTACTTCACGGTGGTCGAAGGGCCTGATCGCGATGGCGACTTCGCCGGCGTGACCAGCGTTGGCGGCGACGCGGACGACATCATCGCGTTTACCGCCTACAGCAAAGAGCAGCCGTTCGTCGGTTTGATTCAAGGCGAACTGATCCGCCAAGGGGGACGGCTGTGTATTGCCGATACCGGCGCGACTTCGCCAATTACATCGCACTACGCCGAGATCATCTATTGGACCGAGTTCACCCCGTATGACGATGCCGATGGCGATGGCCTGCGCGATGCGGACGAGACGGTCACGCTCTTTCGCCGTGTGCTGCTGATCCGTCCTGACATCGATTTTCAGGTGGATACCTCCAGCTACAACTCGATGACGGGAGTCTGGGGCAGCGGTCGCGAAATTACGCAACTGGAAGCGTTCAACAATTTTGACCTCTCACTTCGTCCCTCTGTCGCCACCGGAAACGGCGCCGGCGATTGGACTTGGCGGACGAATTCGCTGGAGGACCTGCAGTCGCGCAACAATCGCCATGGGACGTGGATGATTCGGTCGAGCCAAGCTTCGACAGGGGGGGGCGCCGCAGAGAGTTTTGACGAACCGACGACGATGCCCCACTCGGCGCCAGGCGCGATCGTCGGCCGAGCAGTGGGCAGCTTCCCTCATCTACTTCGCCCGCGTTACTTGCGATCGTTTGAAAAAATGAACGAAATCGCCGTCGAAACCGGCAGTATGTTAACCGGCATTCGTGATCGAACGGGCGAAGACGTCTTGATGTCGAAGATTCTCGCCTTCGACGTCAAAGTGTTTGACCCCTACGCCCCAATCCTGGTCCATTCGATTGACAATGACATGGCCTCGATTCCCGGCGATATCGGCTTTGCCACCCTGGACGCTGGCTTGGGCACGATCGCCACCGGCGCAGGAACTGGCGCTTACGTCGACTTGAATTGGATCGGACTGACGAACGATCCGAGCCGAGCCGCCGGCTCGAAGCTTTACGACAATGGCCATTTCGCCGCCATCCCCACAGCCCGATCGCAGGCACGGAACCAGACGATTCCGCTGGTCGCCAATCATCGCTCTCCGAGCGTCGCCAACGGCCGCGATCTGGCGATGTACGACACCTGGCCGGCGCTCTATGAATCGGATGGCGTCGACCAAGACAGTGACATGCTAACCGACGAAGGGACCAACGGCGTCGACGACGATGGCCTCAACGGCGTCGATGATCCCGGCGAACACGAAACGGCCCCGCCGTACGAACGTCCCTTGCGTGGTATTCAGATCACGATTCGCGCGATCGAAGATGGCTCCCGATTGATTCGCCAAGACACGGTCACCGCCAACTTGATGACCGAGTAG